The Neisseria macacae ATCC 33926 genome contains the following window.
CAACCATATATTTCTGACGCTCGATAGTATCGCTGCCAACTTTATATTTGGTCTTATTACCGACAGCAGCAACCGAACCGTCCAAAATATCGCCTAAATCGCGCTGATCACCTTCCCGAATACGGTAAACCTGACTGTACGGTGTGTTTTTCGACTTATCTTGTATTGACTTATCATCACCAACACGACCCGTCCAATTCAGCAAATCACGCCACTCACCCGAATTTTTACCATTATCTGCAACATCAAAATAGGCATTGTTTAAAGTATTATTGGGAATATTATTAATAAAATAAGTACCGGAATCCGTATTAATCAGGGTTTTACGGTTTGCAAACGACGGGTACTGCTTCAACTCTTCACTGCGTCGGCCATCCTTCCCTAATCTTTGGAAAATAATCTGGCTGCTCCAAGAGTTCGTTTTCAAACCGATAACTGCCGACATCCCAGGCAGGCTGCTGCTGGTCGTTGCAGGCGCGGTCGCACCCACATCGTCATAACCCACATTTTTCGTATCAGATTTAATCTGCTCTATAATGTCGTTAAATGCCTTCGACAAACTTTCAGGTTTATCTGCCTCATAATAATACTCGGGGCGGCTGGCAGCCAGCTGTAAATATCTCTTGCCTGAAGGCGTAATACCTTGCCCGAAGCCTACGGTAAAGGTCTGCACCAGTTGTTTGCTGTAATCCGCAGGATCTTTAGGATCGCCGTTCCAGCTTTTACCTGCATCATCCGTTCCTTCGGTTTTAAAATCCTTTTCCGCAAGTTTTTTGCTAAAGAAGGCTAAGCCATCATTTCTATCCCAAGAGGTATCGTACGCTCCCCCTTTTTCATATTTGCAGAAGCCATGAGGTCTAGCACCAAAATAATTATATGCCTCATTGTATAGAATGCTATCCTTATCAAATGGGTTACTTATATATATATTTCTATTGTAATATTTCGAGTAACGATCATAACCATACCCAAAATCAGGTCCTCCTAAATTTTCTCCACTCCTCCTATCCCATAAATTGCAACTAAGGTTAGCATCACCATCCGACATCAAAACCACATATGATTTCTGACAACGGTATTTCACATTCGGCATAACAATTCGACTGACCAACTCGAAATAACGTGAGGTAGTCGGCGTACCTCTATCGGGATTAATACTTTTTACCCTCTTTGCAATTTCAGTCGCTGGAACAGCAAATCCCTCCCTATCCGTAGTATCTGCTCGTCCTGAGTTATTCAACGTTTGCAACGCCCAATTAAACTCTCCACCATGCTTACTTAACACTTGGCTCAAAGCATCTTTTGCAACTGCCATTCGTGATGCATGAGATATATTGCCATTCTCTACTGAAATACGTTTGCCGTTGATAGAGCTCCGCGCCATACTACCTGAATCATCAATAAACAGCATAATATTATGCTTAACTTCAGGCTGTTTATCGATTTTGGTTTCATTTTGCAGATACAGCGGGACTTTGGCGAACTCGCTTGTCGCGGCATTTGCCGCCCCGTTCATCAGGGCGAGCGCGGAGGCGATGCTGTAAATCATCGGACGGATGGAGCCGGGGCAACGTGAAGATTTGTTTTTCATAATGCGTTCTTTTTTCATAAAATCGTCGGTTGACGGATGATGACGTTGTTTTTATTTTCTCGGAATGAGATTCTAACATTTACGATGTCATTTATGTGGGGTTCGGGCTGTTTTTTTTATCTGACGCGGCGAACAATGGCGAAAATGAAACAGGCGGCGCGATTGTAAAGGCAAAATCCGTTGCCACGTCACGGCTTGAACGATATGGCTTTTTGACGTAGAATGCATTGCTTCTACGGTATAGGCAGCTATGCCTGAAAAAGCACGTTACGCAGCAAAATCAAGGCTGCGGGGCGTGTTTTTTTTTAGCCGATATTTTCTCAGGCGGTCTTTTTTGTAAACAATTTTCAGACGACCCCTGCCCGTTTCTGCAAACCGACCATCATCAGGCAAACAGGATTCCATCATGACCACTCCGGCTCTTCTCGTTCTCGCTGACGGCAGCGTATTTCACGGCACATCAATCGGTTACGAAGGTTCGACTTCCGGCGAAGTCGTGTTCAACACTTCCATGACCGGCTATCAGGAAATCCTGACCGACCCGTCCTACTGCAAACAAATCGTTACCCTTACCTACCCCCACATCGGCAATACCGGCACCAACGCCGAAGACGAAGAAAGCCGCAGCGTTTATGCCGCAGGCTTGATTATCCGCGACCTGCCGCTCTTGCACAGCAACTTCCGCGCCTCCGAAAGCCTGCATGACTATCTGGTGCGCAACAAAACCGTTGCCATCGCCGACATCGACACCCGCCGCCTGACCACGCTGCTGCGTGAAAAAGGCGCACAAGGCGGCGCGATTCTGGCCGGCGCGGACGCTACAGTTGAAAAAGCGCAAGAACTCATCGCCGCGTTCGGCAGCATGGTCGGCAAAGATTTGGCAAAAGAAGTTTCCTGCAAAGAAGCCTACGAATGGACCGAAGGCGAATGGGCGTTGGGCAAAGGTTTCGTTACTCCTGCCGAACAACCGTTCCACGTCGTCGCTTACGATTTCGGCGTAAAAACCAACATCCTGCGTATGCTTGCCGCACGCGGCTGCCGCCTGACCGTCGTCCCCGCCCAAACCAGCGCGGAAGACGTGTTGGCACTCAACCCCGACGGCGTATTCCTGTCCAACGGCCCCGGCGACCCCGAGCCTTGCGACTACGCCATCGAAGCCGTGCAAAAACTGATGGCAAGCGGCAAACCCATCTTCGGCATCTGCTTGGGACACCAGCTCATCAGCCTAGCCATCGGCGCAAAAACCCTGAAAATGCACTTCAGCCACCACGGTGCAAACCACCCCGTGCAAGACTTAGACAGCGGCAAAGTCGTCATCACCAGCCAAAACCACGGCTTCGCCGTCGATGCCGACACCCTGCCCGCCAACGCAAGAATTACCCACAAATCCTTGTTCGACAACACCTTGCAAGGCATCGAACTGACCGACAAATCCGTGTTCTGCTTCCAAGGCCACCCCGAAGCCAGCCCCGGCCCGCAGGATGTCAGCTATCTGTTTGACAAATTCATTGACAATATGAAAGCGGCAAAACAATAAGCCGCCTTTTCAGACGACCTCTCAACTCAACAAGGTCGTCTGAAAAATCCCCCCTCAAGTCAGAAAGGAAACCCCATGACTGAAAAACAAATGCGCGTACTCTCCGTCGTCGCCACCCTGACCGCAGTAGGCATGTACGTTTCCTACATCCCGCAAATCCAAAACAACCTTGCGGGCAACCCCGGCTCGCCGCTGCAACCCCTCGTCGCCGCCATCAACTGCACATTATGGGTTGCCTACGGCTTTTTGAAAGAAAAACGCGACTACCCCGTCGTACTGGCAAACGCCCCCGGCATCATTTTGGGCTTGATTACCTTTATCACCAGCTTTTAAAAACCATACCGATTTCATGCCGGTCAAACGCTGACCGGCCTTACTCACCACCATCAACATAAGGATTCACCCTATGAAAAAAGCAGCCCTGTTTATCGCATTAATCGGCGCATTATCCGCGTGCAACACCATCCACTCCGTCGCACGCGACGCCAATACAGCCGTGCAAGCATGGAATGACGACTACCAAAAACAAAACAATCGCTAACACATTACACCAAACCACAAGGCGGTTTGCCGTCAAACCGCCTGAAGAAAACCCATCCATAAAGGCATTTCATGAAAAAAACGGCTTTACTCCTCTGCCTGCTTATGAGCGCCCCCGCATTCGCAGGTGACAAAACCATCGACCTGAAAAAAATCAGCCAACTCGGTGCGGACATCTTCGATTCCGCCACCCAGGGCGTATACAAAACCATCTCTGAAAGTAGCAAAACCATAGCCAACTCAGAATGCGCCATCCCGACAACCGCCGCAGAATTGGAGCAATTTTCCGTAGACCACTGCCTGAAAGAACCCGCCATGGCAGGCAGCATCTACATGGATCAGGCACTCAAGCAAAAAGGGGCGAGGGTCGATGAAGGTGCAAGAAGCCTAGAAAACCTATCCAATAAAATATTAGAAGGCGTGCAAACCATCATAGACATAGAATAAAACCATATTCGACAACTCAGCACCCACCACTCAATACACCATAACAAACTAACGTTCTCAACATTACTGGAAAGCAACCTACCAAGACCTACATACAAAACGCCAAGATTTTTTCAGACGACCTCAAGGATAGGTTGAATTGGCAAGCCCAACGTTTTTGTATGATTACGCGTGCTATGCTGTTTTTTAAGCTAATCTACACTTACTGAAAAAAGATGGTCATCAAGGCGTTTTCCACACCCAATAATAAAAAAATGAACCCGCCCGAAAAACTATTGACCGCCGACAACCCCGCCCTGCATCAACGCGCCAAAGCCATGCGTCAAGAAATGAGCGAGGCGGAAGCAAAATTGTGGCAGCACCTGCGGGCAGGTCGTCTGAACGGCTATAAATTCCGCCGCCAGCAGCCGATGGGAAACTATATTGTTGATTTTATGTGCGTAACGCCCAAGCTGATTGTCGAAGCAGACGGCGGGCAGCACACAGAACAAGCCGCGTACGACCACGTGCGGACGGCATATCTCAACAGCTTGGGCTTTACCGTGCTGCGTTTTTGGAATCACGAAATTTTGCAGCAAACAAACGATGTACTGGCAGAAATCCTGCGTGTGTTACAGGAATTGGAAAAGCAGCCTGCACGGTAGCAGATGGCTGATTTTGATTAAATTATTGAAAATAATAGGGTGCAAGCCGACTGAATTGAGCATTTATAAAGGTCGTCTGAAAAGTAAAAAGCAGTCTGCACAACCTGTTTTCCTTGCAGAACCCTTAACCCCAACAGCCACCCCATCCTCTCTCCCCGTGGGAGAGAGCTAGAGAGAGGGCAACAAGCCGCAAGGCTTGTATTTGGGGGATTTAGGTATTGGGAAAGATTGCCGCCATTTTGGGAATGCCCTCTCCCCAGCCCTCCCCCACGGGGGAGGGAGCGGGTTACAGCGGATTCAGGCGTTGCGGGTCGTCTGAAAAAGAATGCCCGAAACCTCAACGGCAGGAATTTTCCAGGTAGCCTTTTATCGCAAGGCAGATGGAACAAACGCCGCGAGCGTTTTTTCAGACGACCTTTGAACCCATCGGTAGGATGTGTGCCGCAAGGCACGCACGCGGTGGGTTGGGGTTGCAGGGAAAATGGGGAACGCGTGCGTACCACACACGCCCCACATGCGTGGCGACAGCTTGCTGAATTGAGCGTTTAACAGGTCGTCTGAAAAGCAAAAAAGCAGCCTACACAACCTGTTTTCCTTGCAGAACCCTTAATCCCGACCGCCGCCCGGTCCTCTCTCCCGTGGGAGAGAGTTAGAGAGAGGGCAACAAGCCGCAAGGCTTGTATTTTGAGTGGTAGGATATTGGGAAAGATTGCCGCTATTCGGGAGAATGCCCTCTCCCCAGCCCTCCCCCACGGGGGAGGGAGCGGATTGCAGCAAATTCAGGCGTTGCAGGTCGTCTGAAAAAGAATGCCCGAAACATCAACGGCAGGAATTTTCAGGTAGCCTTTTATCGCAAGGCAGATGGAACAAACGTTGCGAACATTTTTTCAGACGGCCTTTGAACCCCTCGGTAGTGTGTGTGCCGCAAGGCACGCACGCGGTGGGTTGGGGTTGTAGAGAAAATGGAGAACGCGTGCTTGCGTACCGCACACACCCTAACATGCGGGCTACGGCTTGCTAAATTTAGGATTATCTAGGAGTCTAGGAGAGTAACCATGAATAAACCACCCGCGAGGCATCATTACGTTCCTCAATTCTTTTTAAAAGCTTGGGGAAATGACCCACATGCTTACAATGTTTCTCAAAAAAGATGGTTTCAAACATCCACTGCAAATATTGCATTAGAAAATAATCTTTACGTCCTAAGTGATGAAATAGAATCCAGTTTTATTACGCCATATATAGATGGGTTCAACTCGGATATTAAATTTGCACAAAATAATCAATGGAAAGATCTTTCTGTTATTCAAAAAGATTATATATACAAATTTATTATATTGCTTGATGCAAGAAACCCAAACTCGATAAAACAAATGAAAGATGGCTGTAAGTCTTTTATTCCACAACTAGAAAAAATACTAAATACCAATAATAGTTTTGAAAAAAACATCCTGAATGGTGCAAAAAATGGAGTTCTTATTCTTGTTCTTACAGCAATTCATGAATTAGGTCTGAATAACTTCATACAATCAGGAAAATCAGCTTCAACTTTTGAAAAATTACAAACATTAATGAAATTTCTTCAACAGAATAATAATTGGCCTTTAAGTTACTTATCTTCTCTGAAAAATAAAAGCGTTTTCTTTGATGAATTTATTATTTCTGATGAAAGTCTTCTATGTTCAAATTCACCTGTTTTTAGACATGGGGAGTATGATAAAAAGTTCACAGTAGCTATTAATTTATCTCCTTCTAAAGCTTATTTTATCAGCAATGAAGATAATTTGATTGAAAAATATAATAATATGAATTATATTGAAAAAATTAATTTTTTCAATATAATGACAATAAAAAAATCTTCATTTGTTTTCTCCAAGAAAAAAAATGAAGAAATATCATTATTTATAGAAAAAGTATTACTTTAAAATATTGAAAGAAAGACCCACCCATGCCCAAACGTACCGACCTAAAATCCATCCTTATCATCGGCGCCGGCCCTATCGTTATCGGTCAGGCCTGCGAATTTGACTATTCGGGCGCACAGGCCTGCAAGGCTTTGCGTGAAGAAGGCTATAAAGTCATTCTGGTGAATTCCAACCCCGCCACGATTATGACCGACCCCGAAATGGCGGATGTTACCTACATCGAGCCGATTATGTGGCAGACGGTGGAGAAGATTATCGCCAAGGAGCGGCCTGATGCGATTCTGCCGACGATGGGCGGTCAGACCGCGCTGAACTGTGCGCTGGATTTGGCGCGCAACGGCGTGTTGGCGAAATACAATGTCGAGCTGATCGGCGCGACGGA
Protein-coding sequences here:
- the carA gene encoding glutamine-hydrolyzing carbamoyl-phosphate synthase small subunit, which gives rise to MTTPALLVLADGSVFHGTSIGYEGSTSGEVVFNTSMTGYQEILTDPSYCKQIVTLTYPHIGNTGTNAEDEESRSVYAAGLIIRDLPLLHSNFRASESLHDYLVRNKTVAIADIDTRRLTTLLREKGAQGGAILAGADATVEKAQELIAAFGSMVGKDLAKEVSCKEAYEWTEGEWALGKGFVTPAEQPFHVVAYDFGVKTNILRMLAARGCRLTVVPAQTSAEDVLALNPDGVFLSNGPGDPEPCDYAIEAVQKLMASGKPIFGICLGHQLISLAIGAKTLKMHFSHHGANHPVQDLDSGKVVITSQNHGFAVDADTLPANARITHKSLFDNTLQGIELTDKSVFCFQGHPEASPGPQDVSYLFDKFIDNMKAAKQ
- a CDS encoding SemiSWEET family transporter gives rise to the protein MTEKQMRVLSVVATLTAVGMYVSYIPQIQNNLAGNPGSPLQPLVAAINCTLWVAYGFLKEKRDYPVVLANAPGIILGLITFITSF
- a CDS encoding endonuclease domain-containing protein; translation: MNPPEKLLTADNPALHQRAKAMRQEMSEAEAKLWQHLRAGRLNGYKFRRQQPMGNYIVDFMCVTPKLIVEADGGQHTEQAAYDHVRTAYLNSLGFTVLRFWNHEILQQTNDVLAEILRVLQELEKQPAR
- a CDS encoding DUF4238 domain-containing protein; this translates as MNKPPARHHYVPQFFLKAWGNDPHAYNVSQKRWFQTSTANIALENNLYVLSDEIESSFITPYIDGFNSDIKFAQNNQWKDLSVIQKDYIYKFIILLDARNPNSIKQMKDGCKSFIPQLEKILNTNNSFEKNILNGAKNGVLILVLTAIHELGLNNFIQSGKSASTFEKLQTLMKFLQQNNNWPLSYLSSLKNKSVFFDEFIISDESLLCSNSPVFRHGEYDKKFTVAINLSPSKAYFISNEDNLIEKYNNMNYIEKINFFNIMTIKKSSFVFSKKKNEEISLFIEKVLL